Proteins encoded together in one Kutzneria kofuensis window:
- a CDS encoding glycoside hydrolase family 3 N-terminal domain-containing protein → MARIRPGLRAALAVSAVIALTTALAQSSSQASPSGPAGSDDHGRPLYLNPAVPSQYRVNDLLRRMTLAEKVGQMAQIRVGKLRGDCNYANGPLTPSCEQQVLVDAHVGSILSGGGDYPVDNTAKGWAQMTNGIQHYALDNNRLKIPVLYGADGVHGDNNLVTATMFPQQIGVGATWDPALAEKMGESTSATMRATGVFWDFAPVSDISRDTRWGRYYETLSEDPQLAGALAGSLVTGLQAYDGKGATARLAATAKHFAGYSQPSNGHDRVPAQIPVRELQDVFLPAFQPQIDAGVKTAMANSGAVNGVPVHASKFMLNTELRQRMGFSGVTVSDWSDMASLVTKYHMAPDYPTAVAMSVNAGVDMAMEPSDAAGYTKALIDDVHNGLISQHRIDEAVGRILKLKFDLGLFEKPFVDENAAGGIVNGAGVDLARQAATESTVLLRNDNKTLPLSTGVHKIVVAGDSADNPAQQFGGWTVNWQGIDPNGPTPPVVTPLQGIKEALPNATVVGATDQTAVAQAADADAVVVVLGEKAGAEGTNDKENPTLTAAQQSLVDSLNATGKPVVVVLMTGRPLVLGSVSTAPTLLQAWLPGSEGGHALADILFGKANPSGKLPVSWPKTVGDLPMSYDQLPGTNGGASSGYDPLFPFGYGLSYTTFSTATPTLSAATVRADGKETVSVTVTNTGAVAGSTVVPVYVHQPVSQVLVPDKRLVGFTRVDLKPGESKTVQVEFDVSKLAVTVGDVDADGKREVEKGAYAVVVGTAQAPFTVR, encoded by the coding sequence GTGGCCCGAATCCGCCCCGGTTTGCGCGCCGCCCTCGCGGTGTCCGCGGTCATCGCGCTGACCACCGCGCTGGCCCAGTCCAGCAGCCAGGCGTCCCCCAGTGGGCCGGCCGGCTCCGACGATCACGGCAGACCCCTCTACCTCAACCCCGCGGTACCCAGCCAGTACCGCGTGAACGACCTGCTGCGCCGGATGACGCTGGCCGAGAAGGTCGGCCAGATGGCGCAGATCCGAGTGGGCAAGCTCCGCGGCGACTGCAACTACGCGAACGGCCCGCTGACGCCGTCCTGCGAACAACAGGTGCTGGTGGACGCCCACGTCGGCTCCATCCTGTCCGGCGGCGGCGACTACCCGGTCGACAACACCGCCAAGGGCTGGGCGCAGATGACCAACGGCATCCAGCACTACGCCCTGGACAACAACCGGCTCAAGATCCCCGTGCTGTACGGGGCCGACGGCGTGCACGGCGACAACAACCTCGTCACCGCGACGATGTTCCCGCAGCAGATCGGCGTCGGCGCCACCTGGGACCCGGCGCTGGCCGAGAAGATGGGCGAGTCGACCTCGGCGACGATGCGCGCGACCGGCGTGTTCTGGGACTTCGCGCCCGTCTCCGACATCTCCCGCGACACCCGCTGGGGCCGCTACTACGAGACCCTGAGCGAGGACCCGCAGCTCGCCGGCGCCCTGGCCGGCTCGCTCGTCACCGGCCTGCAGGCCTACGACGGCAAGGGCGCGACCGCCAGGCTCGCCGCCACCGCCAAGCACTTCGCCGGCTACTCGCAGCCGAGCAACGGCCACGACCGGGTGCCCGCGCAGATCCCCGTGCGTGAGCTGCAGGACGTGTTCCTGCCGGCGTTCCAGCCGCAGATCGACGCCGGCGTGAAGACCGCCATGGCCAACTCCGGCGCCGTCAACGGCGTCCCCGTGCACGCCTCGAAGTTCATGCTGAACACCGAACTGCGGCAGCGCATGGGCTTCAGCGGCGTCACGGTCAGCGACTGGTCCGACATGGCCAGCCTGGTCACCAAGTACCACATGGCGCCCGACTACCCGACCGCCGTCGCGATGAGCGTGAACGCGGGCGTGGACATGGCCATGGAGCCCTCCGACGCCGCCGGCTACACCAAGGCGCTGATCGACGACGTCCACAACGGACTGATCAGCCAGCACCGGATCGACGAGGCCGTCGGGCGGATCCTCAAGCTCAAGTTCGACCTCGGCCTGTTCGAGAAGCCGTTCGTCGACGAGAACGCCGCCGGCGGCATCGTCAACGGCGCCGGCGTCGACCTCGCGCGGCAGGCCGCCACCGAGTCGACCGTGTTGCTGCGCAACGACAACAAGACACTGCCGCTGTCCACCGGCGTGCACAAGATCGTCGTCGCCGGCGACAGCGCCGACAACCCGGCCCAGCAGTTCGGCGGCTGGACCGTGAACTGGCAGGGCATCGACCCCAACGGCCCCACACCTCCGGTTGTCACACCGCTGCAGGGCATCAAGGAAGCCCTGCCGAACGCCACCGTGGTCGGCGCGACCGACCAGACCGCCGTCGCCCAGGCGGCCGACGCCGACGCGGTTGTGGTGGTGCTGGGCGAGAAGGCCGGCGCCGAGGGCACCAACGACAAGGAGAACCCGACGCTGACCGCCGCGCAGCAGTCCCTGGTGGACTCGCTCAACGCGACCGGCAAGCCCGTGGTCGTCGTGCTGATGACCGGCCGGCCGCTGGTGCTCGGCTCCGTGTCGACCGCGCCGACGCTGCTGCAGGCATGGCTGCCCGGCTCCGAGGGCGGGCACGCGCTGGCCGACATCCTGTTCGGCAAGGCCAACCCCAGCGGCAAGCTGCCCGTGTCGTGGCCGAAGACCGTCGGCGACCTGCCGATGTCCTACGACCAGCTGCCCGGCACCAACGGCGGCGCCAGCTCCGGCTACGACCCGCTGTTCCCGTTCGGCTACGGCCTGTCGTACACGACGTTCAGCACCGCCACGCCGACCCTGAGCGCCGCCACCGTGCGGGCCGACGGCAAGGAGACGGTGTCGGTGACGGTGACCAACACCGGCGCGGTCGCCGGCAGCACGGTCGTGCCGGTGTACGTGCACCAGCCGGTCAGCCAGGTGCTCGTGCCGGACAAGCGACTCGTCGGCTTCACCCGCGTGGACCTGAAGCCCGGTGAGTCGAAGACGGTGCAGGTCGAGTTCGACGTCAGCAAGCTCGCCGTGACCGTCGGGGACGTCGACGCCGACGGCAAGCGTGAGGTGGAGAAGGGCGCGTACGCCGTGGTCGTGGGCACCGCGCAGGCGCCGTTCACGGTGCGTTAG
- the rpsT gene encoding 30S ribosomal protein S20 — MANIKSQQKRIKTNEAARLRNKAVKSGVKTAIRKVREAVAAGDKDKALELARAASRSLDKAASKGVIHPNQAANKKSALALAVNKIG; from the coding sequence GTGGCGAACATCAAGTCGCAGCAGAAGCGGATCAAGACCAACGAGGCCGCCCGCCTGCGCAACAAGGCGGTCAAGTCCGGTGTGAAGACCGCCATCCGCAAGGTCCGCGAGGCCGTCGCCGCCGGCGACAAGGACAAGGCTCTCGAGCTGGCCCGTGCCGCCTCTCGCAGCCTGGACAAGGCCGCCAGCAAGGGTGTCATCCACCCCAACCAGGCCGCCAACAAGAAGTCCGCGCTCGCCCTGGCCGTGAACAAGATCGGCTGA
- a CDS encoding alpha/beta hydrolase family protein, which produces MRKLLPLLSAVCMAVVLGPTAVGQPSAPPKPAGSGWRVVDGQVAWTSAKPMSGDAAVEFWSDGKLLGRARSSRDGRTFSLPGKALGDLGKVEVRAGGRRLDAPDPKFRANQAPAALPPLLPKGVADPGTPGPYQTVTGEYALDPVRLPGLDGPIEMQAVVVAPRNAPGNRPLVLFLHGRHGSCYNPNNPADQPFTWPCPAGTLMVPSYRGYLQTQQLLASQGYDTVSVSADAINALDFQAEDGGAQARSSLVRLHLAHWADWAGAGRASAPQIVRDAPVADMSKVLLVGHSRGGEGVNQAALDSLAPPPFDSGYSGPVRWTIRGNVFIAPTIFGQNPTPDVPSVTFLPACDGDVSNLQGQQYIDSTRGVSRGKALHSALYIAGANHNFFNVEWTPGESAAPSVDDYFPGDTPNPLCDPGQPARLTAAQQRAVGATYVAAAAHLFVDHELRVQPLLDGSGVRAPSADPARVLSHALGGDRTPVVVPDQSTKITGSGKLCDEINAATACLAGADQYKSPHTVSFTAAPTEAGRSAVDVRWSAAGTAAVIEPPRPVWLLGEQSLALRVIVPENSTGTSFEVAATDGSGRRTKLGKVTLNGLPGADRTMSYWAQEVRVPVPPVLQVAKLELVPSTTSGEAWLLDAHGWRPGLPDPDPAKLTRVDLGRVTAPEGDSGSKNYQVPVTVTGDAGGVLKLFRSDSTGRTWTEEALTLAPGQHTVDLSTTVVGNTRWSANYLVGAEIKAAKGTVVGSYQGGVLVTNDDPAPTITVTPTSSVAAGGALTWHVTLSEAADADIFVFGPFVAPATGPELSTTDVDPAWLRSWGIDPQPSRPLSTLSQLVLDGRIAAGAVSGDVVLQTVATGGQGADKHVALHVGAYPQELPLDTVLTGTVTAK; this is translated from the coding sequence ATGCGCAAGCTCTTACCTTTGTTGTCGGCGGTGTGCATGGCGGTCGTGTTGGGACCGACCGCCGTCGGGCAGCCGAGCGCCCCGCCGAAGCCGGCCGGATCGGGTTGGCGGGTGGTGGACGGCCAGGTGGCCTGGACGTCGGCGAAGCCGATGTCGGGCGACGCGGCGGTGGAGTTCTGGTCCGACGGCAAACTGCTCGGCCGGGCCAGGTCGTCCCGCGACGGCAGGACGTTCTCGTTGCCCGGCAAGGCACTGGGCGACCTCGGCAAGGTGGAGGTCCGGGCCGGCGGGCGCCGGTTGGACGCCCCCGACCCGAAGTTCCGGGCCAACCAGGCGCCCGCCGCCCTGCCGCCGCTGCTGCCCAAGGGTGTGGCCGATCCGGGTACTCCGGGGCCGTACCAGACGGTCACGGGTGAGTACGCCCTCGACCCGGTTCGGCTGCCCGGACTCGACGGGCCGATCGAGATGCAGGCCGTCGTCGTGGCGCCGAGGAACGCGCCGGGAAACCGCCCGCTGGTGTTGTTCCTGCACGGCCGGCACGGATCCTGCTACAACCCGAACAACCCCGCTGACCAGCCCTTCACCTGGCCGTGCCCGGCCGGAACGCTGATGGTGCCGAGTTATCGCGGCTATCTGCAGACCCAGCAGTTGTTGGCGTCGCAGGGATACGACACGGTCTCCGTCTCGGCGGACGCCATCAACGCCTTGGACTTCCAGGCCGAGGACGGCGGCGCGCAGGCCCGCTCTTCGCTGGTGCGACTGCATCTCGCGCACTGGGCGGACTGGGCCGGCGCGGGCCGGGCCTCGGCGCCGCAGATCGTGCGGGACGCGCCGGTGGCGGACATGTCGAAGGTCCTGCTGGTCGGCCACTCCCGCGGCGGCGAAGGCGTCAACCAGGCGGCGTTGGACAGCCTGGCCCCGCCGCCGTTCGACTCGGGCTACTCGGGCCCGGTCCGCTGGACGATCCGCGGCAACGTGTTCATCGCCCCGACCATCTTCGGCCAGAACCCCACGCCGGACGTGCCGTCGGTGACCTTCCTGCCGGCGTGCGACGGGGACGTGTCCAATCTTCAGGGGCAGCAGTACATCGACTCGACGCGGGGCGTCAGCCGCGGCAAGGCGCTGCACAGCGCCCTGTACATCGCGGGGGCGAACCACAACTTCTTCAACGTCGAGTGGACTCCGGGCGAGTCGGCGGCCCCGTCCGTGGACGACTATTTTCCCGGCGACACCCCCAACCCGCTCTGCGACCCCGGCCAGCCGGCGCGGCTGACCGCCGCCCAGCAGCGTGCGGTCGGTGCGACCTATGTCGCCGCGGCCGCGCATCTGTTCGTGGACCACGAGCTTCGGGTGCAGCCGCTGCTGGACGGTTCCGGCGTGCGGGCGCCGTCGGCCGATCCGGCCCGGGTGCTCAGCCACGCCCTGGGCGGCGACCGGACGCCGGTGGTGGTGCCGGACCAGTCCACCAAGATCACCGGTAGCGGCAAGCTGTGTGACGAGATCAACGCCGCCACGGCCTGCCTGGCCGGAGCCGACCAGTACAAGTCGCCGCACACGGTGTCGTTCACCGCGGCTCCCACCGAGGCCGGCCGGTCCGCGGTGGACGTGCGCTGGTCGGCCGCGGGAACCGCGGCGGTGATCGAGCCACCGCGCCCGGTGTGGCTGCTCGGGGAGCAGTCCCTGGCGCTGCGGGTGATCGTCCCGGAGAACTCCACGGGCACGTCCTTCGAGGTGGCGGCCACGGACGGCAGCGGCAGGCGGACCAAGCTCGGCAAGGTGACGCTGAACGGCCTGCCCGGCGCGGATCGCACGATGTCGTACTGGGCCCAGGAGGTGCGCGTCCCGGTGCCGCCGGTGCTGCAGGTGGCCAAGCTCGAACTGGTCCCGTCGACCACCAGTGGTGAGGCCTGGCTGCTCGACGCCCACGGCTGGCGTCCTGGCCTGCCGGACCCGGATCCGGCCAAGCTGACCCGGGTCGACCTCGGTCGGGTGACGGCGCCGGAAGGCGATTCGGGTTCGAAGAACTACCAGGTCCCGGTGACCGTGACCGGCGACGCGGGCGGTGTGCTGAAGCTGTTCCGCAGTGACTCGACCGGGCGGACGTGGACCGAGGAGGCGTTGACGCTCGCGCCCGGGCAGCACACGGTCGACCTGTCCACGACCGTGGTCGGGAACACCCGTTGGAGCGCGAACTACCTGGTCGGCGCGGAGATCAAGGCGGCCAAGGGCACGGTCGTGGGGTCCTACCAGGGCGGTGTGCTGGTGACCAACGACGACCCGGCGCCCACCATCACCGTGACGCCGACGTCGTCGGTGGCTGCGGGCGGGGCCTTGACGTGGCACGTGACGCTGTCCGAGGCGGCCGACGCGGACATCTTCGTCTTCGGCCCGTTCGTGGCGCCGGCGACCGGCCCCGAGCTGTCGACCACGGACGTGGACCCGGCCTGGCTGAGGTCGTGGGGAATCGATCCGCAGCCGTCACGGCCGCTGTCGACCCTGAGCCAGCTCGTGCTGGACGGGCGAATCGCGGCCGGGGCCGTCAGCGGCGACGTGGTGCTCCAGACCGTGGCCACCGGCGGCCAGGGCGCGGACAAGCATGTCGCGCTGCACGTCGGGGCCTACCCGCAGGAGCTGCCCCTGGACACCGTGCTGACCGGCACGGTGACCGCGAAGTAG
- the holA gene encoding DNA polymerase III subunit delta: MSAAPEPLLLVLGDEELLVERAVRAALATARKADPQADLTRVRVTDLTPPELAELLSPSLFAEGRVVVLEGAQEVGKEVADAVLAYAKEPADGIVLIVLHTGGGRAKVAKDLPGALKKAGAVVVECSKITKPADRDAFVRDEVKRAGGKIDPAGLAALIETVGTDLRELAAAASQLVTDNDGKVDEAAVRRYHQGKAEVTGFAVADLAVVGDRAGAMEALRWAMQLGVPHVLVADALAEGVRTVAKVASAGRGDPFRMAGDLGMPPWKVKRAQGQARGWTPAGLAEAMQVVAALNADVKGVAADADYALERAVLKVVAAHQMG, translated from the coding sequence GTGAGTGCCGCCCCCGAACCGCTGCTGCTCGTGCTCGGCGACGAGGAACTGCTGGTCGAACGGGCCGTGCGGGCCGCGCTGGCCACGGCGCGCAAGGCCGATCCGCAGGCCGATCTGACGCGTGTGCGGGTGACTGACCTCACCCCGCCGGAGCTGGCCGAGCTGCTCAGCCCGTCGCTGTTCGCCGAGGGGCGGGTGGTGGTGCTGGAGGGCGCGCAGGAGGTCGGCAAGGAGGTCGCCGACGCCGTCCTCGCCTACGCCAAGGAGCCGGCCGACGGCATCGTGCTGATCGTGCTGCACACCGGCGGCGGCCGGGCGAAGGTGGCCAAGGACCTGCCGGGCGCGCTGAAGAAGGCCGGCGCCGTGGTGGTGGAGTGCTCCAAGATCACCAAGCCGGCCGACCGGGACGCGTTCGTCCGCGACGAGGTGAAGCGGGCCGGCGGCAAGATCGATCCCGCCGGGCTGGCCGCGCTGATCGAGACCGTCGGCACCGACCTGCGGGAGCTGGCCGCCGCCGCCTCGCAGCTGGTCACTGACAATGACGGCAAGGTCGACGAGGCCGCGGTCCGCCGCTACCACCAGGGCAAGGCCGAGGTGACCGGCTTCGCCGTGGCGGATCTGGCCGTAGTGGGGGATCGGGCCGGCGCGATGGAGGCGCTGCGCTGGGCGATGCAGCTCGGCGTGCCGCACGTGCTCGTGGCCGACGCATTGGCCGAGGGGGTGCGCACCGTGGCGAAGGTGGCCTCCGCCGGCCGGGGCGACCCGTTCCGCATGGCCGGCGATCTGGGCATGCCGCCGTGGAAGGTGAAGCGGGCGCAGGGCCAGGCCCGCGGCTGGACGCCGGCCGGCCTGGCCGAGGCGATGCAGGTCGTGGCGGCGCTGAACGCCGATGTGAAGGGCGTGGCCGCCGACGCGGACTACGCGTTGGAGCGGGCGGTGTTGAAGGTGGTTGCGGCGCACCAGATGGGCTGA
- the thrC gene encoding threonine synthase gives MTTTVDARTTAAFNLGPARALSCRECGHQIPLAAEFACSECFGPLEVAYEFGHVRREDIEAGPKSIWRYRNLLPVPTDVQSYPNTEPGLTRLVKADRLGAALGVRNLWVKDDTGNPTHSFKDRVVAVALAAARQLGFKVLACPSTGNLANAVAAAAARAGWESVVLIPSSLEKAKILTTAVYDGALIAVDGNYDDVNRLATQLAAEHEDWAFVNVNVRPYYAEGSKTLAYEVAEQLGWRLPGQIVVPVASGSQLTKVDKGFRELGELGLVDATPYRVFGAQATGCSPVSTAYKAGTDVVSPVRPDTIARSLAIGAPADGPYVLDTVRRTGGAVEDVTDEEVVEGIRLLARTEGIFAETAGGVTVATAKKLVETGQLDPDADTVLLITGDGLKTLDAVADRIGPKAVVPPNAAAVTEALGL, from the coding sequence ATGACGACGACCGTCGACGCTCGCACCACCGCCGCCTTCAACCTCGGGCCCGCGCGCGCCCTGAGCTGTCGGGAGTGCGGACACCAGATCCCGCTGGCCGCGGAATTCGCCTGTAGCGAGTGTTTCGGCCCCCTCGAAGTCGCCTACGAGTTCGGCCACGTCCGCCGCGAGGACATCGAGGCCGGCCCCAAGTCCATCTGGCGCTACCGCAACCTGCTGCCGGTGCCCACCGACGTCCAGTCCTACCCCAACACCGAGCCCGGCCTGACCCGCCTGGTCAAGGCCGACCGCCTCGGCGCAGCGCTCGGCGTGCGCAACCTGTGGGTGAAGGACGACACCGGCAACCCGACGCACTCGTTCAAGGACCGCGTCGTCGCCGTCGCCCTGGCCGCCGCCCGCCAGCTCGGCTTCAAGGTGCTGGCCTGCCCCTCCACCGGCAATCTGGCCAACGCCGTCGCCGCCGCGGCCGCCCGCGCCGGCTGGGAGTCGGTGGTGCTGATCCCGTCGTCGCTGGAGAAGGCCAAGATCCTCACCACCGCGGTCTACGACGGCGCGCTGATCGCCGTGGACGGCAACTACGACGACGTGAACCGGCTGGCCACCCAGCTCGCCGCCGAGCACGAGGACTGGGCGTTCGTGAACGTCAACGTCCGGCCGTACTACGCGGAGGGCTCCAAGACCCTGGCCTACGAGGTCGCCGAGCAGCTCGGCTGGCGGCTGCCCGGGCAGATCGTGGTGCCGGTCGCCTCCGGCTCGCAGCTGACCAAGGTGGACAAGGGCTTCCGCGAGCTGGGCGAGCTCGGCCTCGTGGACGCCACCCCGTACCGGGTGTTCGGCGCCCAGGCCACCGGCTGCTCCCCGGTCTCCACCGCCTACAAGGCCGGCACCGACGTCGTGTCGCCGGTCCGCCCGGACACCATCGCCCGCTCGCTGGCGATCGGCGCGCCCGCCGACGGCCCGTACGTGCTGGACACCGTGCGCCGCACCGGCGGCGCCGTCGAGGACGTCACCGACGAAGAGGTCGTCGAAGGCATCCGGCTGCTGGCCCGCACCGAGGGCATTTTCGCCGAGACCGCCGGCGGCGTCACCGTGGCGACCGCGAAGAAGCTGGTCGAGACCGGCCAGCTCGACCCCGACGCGGACACCGTGCTGCTGATCACCGGCGACGGCCTGAAGACGCTCGACGCCGTCGCCGACCGCATCGGCCCGAAGGCCGTCGTGCCGCCGAACGCCGCCGCCGTCACCGAGGCCCTCGGCCTCTGA
- a CDS encoding ABC transporter substrate-binding protein, which yields MKNTALLAGLLAASMALTACGTAAGGNLAMPGGGQRFTPPSLTALGKLGQPEGQLSVLAWPGYAENGSNDPKVDWVTPFEQETGCKVDVRQFDTSDEAISLMKTGQYDVVSASGDASLRLIAAGDVEPVNTSLVPDYADVFGFLKNQSWNSVGGVPYGIPHGWGANLLTWRTDKVTPAPTSWSTVFDPNSRYKGKISVYDSPIYIADAALYLRAHRLDLGITNPYALDSTQFRAAVDLLRGQHPMVGTYWTDYLKESRALTNADAVVGLGWQVTVNVTRSAGVPLEAVVPSEGATGWSDTWMVATRSEHKTCAYLWLNHIISPEVNAQVAEYFGEAPANSKACALTVDRKHCDTYHAGDASYASKIAYWTTPISQCLDGRTDVKCEDYGAWTQAWSEIKG from the coding sequence ATGAAGAACACGGCGCTGCTGGCCGGTCTGCTCGCGGCGAGCATGGCGCTCACCGCCTGCGGCACCGCCGCGGGCGGCAATCTGGCGATGCCCGGCGGCGGGCAGCGCTTCACCCCGCCCTCGCTGACCGCGCTGGGCAAGCTCGGGCAGCCGGAGGGCCAGCTGTCCGTGCTGGCCTGGCCCGGCTACGCGGAGAACGGCTCCAACGACCCGAAGGTCGACTGGGTGACCCCGTTCGAGCAGGAGACCGGCTGCAAGGTCGACGTCCGGCAGTTCGACACCTCCGACGAGGCCATCAGCCTGATGAAGACCGGTCAGTACGATGTCGTCTCCGCCTCCGGGGACGCCTCGCTGCGGCTGATCGCCGCCGGCGACGTGGAGCCGGTGAACACCTCCCTTGTGCCCGACTACGCCGATGTCTTCGGCTTCCTCAAGAACCAGTCGTGGAACAGCGTCGGCGGCGTGCCCTACGGCATCCCCCACGGCTGGGGCGCGAACCTCCTCACCTGGCGCACCGACAAGGTGACCCCGGCTCCCACCTCCTGGTCGACGGTGTTCGACCCGAACTCCCGGTACAAGGGCAAGATCAGCGTCTACGACTCGCCGATCTACATCGCCGACGCCGCCCTCTACCTCCGGGCCCACCGCCTGGACCTGGGCATCACCAACCCCTACGCGCTCGACAGCACCCAGTTCCGGGCCGCCGTCGACCTGCTGCGCGGGCAGCACCCCATGGTCGGCACGTACTGGACGGACTACCTCAAGGAGAGCCGGGCCCTGACCAACGCCGACGCCGTCGTGGGCCTCGGCTGGCAGGTGACCGTCAACGTCACCAGGAGCGCCGGCGTGCCGCTGGAGGCGGTGGTGCCGTCCGAGGGCGCGACCGGCTGGTCGGACACCTGGATGGTGGCCACCAGGTCCGAGCACAAGACCTGCGCCTACCTGTGGCTGAACCACATCATCAGCCCCGAGGTCAACGCCCAGGTCGCCGAGTACTTCGGCGAAGCGCCGGCCAACTCCAAGGCGTGCGCGCTGACCGTGGACCGCAAGCACTGCGACACCTACCACGCCGGCGACGCCTCGTACGCGTCGAAGATCGCCTACTGGACCACACCGATCTCCCAGTGCCTGGACGGTCGCACGGACGTCAAGTGCGAGGACTACGGCGCATGGACCCAGGCATGGTCGGAGATCAAGGGTTGA